The following proteins come from a genomic window of Paracoccus sp. SCSIO 75233:
- a CDS encoding acetyl-CoA carboxylase biotin carboxyl carrier protein subunit, which translates to MEKLMQRIFQIDGEETDCWLGHDGSRFVLNTPTGAVTCQLDPTGLPGGYKLRAKGVVRELRLAVGPEATFVHMDGRTYEVGRVDPAERLAGSDGGASDDRLVAPMPGVVVSVAVKPGDAVEEGQPLLVIESMKLETTLTAPRGGVVAEMPFAEGDSFGLKDILAQLAPEEE; encoded by the coding sequence GTGGAGAAACTGATGCAACGGATTTTTCAGATCGACGGAGAAGAGACTGATTGCTGGTTGGGTCATGATGGCAGCCGGTTCGTGCTCAATACCCCCACTGGCGCTGTTACCTGCCAATTGGACCCGACGGGTCTGCCGGGCGGTTACAAGCTGCGGGCCAAGGGTGTTGTGCGCGAATTGCGACTGGCCGTGGGGCCGGAAGCAACTTTTGTGCACATGGACGGGCGAACCTACGAAGTCGGGCGGGTTGATCCCGCCGAACGCCTGGCCGGAAGCGACGGTGGCGCGAGCGACGACCGATTGGTGGCGCCCATGCCGGGTGTCGTGGTGTCGGTTGCGGTTAAACCCGGCGATGCGGTTGAAGAAGGCCAGCCGCTTCTGGTGATCGAAAGCATGAAGTTGGAAACCACACTGACGGCGCCGCGCGGCGGGGTCGTTGCCGAAATGCCATTCGCCGAAGGCGACAGTTTTGGTCTGAAAGACATCCTGGCCCAATTGGCCCCGGAGGAGGAGTGA
- a CDS encoding TetR/AcrR family transcriptional regulator produces MLDIAARLFREQGYGSVSLRKIAEAAGIKAGSIYYHFGSKDEIVAAVLDAGIRVVHASMRDAITDLRADTDGETVLRAAIRAHLRALLDVSDYTSANVRIFGQVPQSVRDANLPTRRAYEAEWDSLLSQLKKDGTLKQDVDIRRLRLMLIGTLNATLDWFDPDRGSADALSRTYADVFLNGILQRQDT; encoded by the coding sequence GTGCTGGACATTGCCGCGCGGCTTTTCCGCGAACAAGGCTACGGGTCCGTTTCGCTCCGAAAAATTGCCGAGGCCGCCGGGATCAAGGCGGGTAGCATATACTATCATTTCGGTTCCAAGGACGAGATCGTCGCGGCCGTTCTTGATGCAGGGATTCGAGTCGTTCACGCGAGCATGAGAGACGCCATCACCGACCTGCGGGCCGATACCGACGGCGAAACGGTACTGCGCGCCGCGATCCGGGCGCATCTGCGCGCGCTTCTTGATGTGAGCGATTATACATCGGCGAATGTGCGTATTTTCGGGCAGGTGCCGCAATCCGTCCGGGATGCCAACTTGCCCACGCGAAGGGCCTATGAGGCAGAGTGGGACAGTCTTCTGTCCCAGCTTAAGAAAGATGGCACGCTGAAGCAAGACGTCGATATCCGTCGCCTGCGCCTGATGCTGATCGGTACATTGAACGCCACGCTCGATTGGTTCGACCCGGACCGCGGTAGCGCCGATGCGTTGTCACGCACCTATGCCGATGTGTTCCTCAACGGGATACTCCAAAGACAGGATACCTGA
- a CDS encoding acyl-CoA carboxylase subunit beta has product MRRIESQIDTNAADYKANFAAMSERLKEFHARQHAARFERPQRDIDRLARQNKLGVRERLKLLLDPGTPFLEFSTLAACREYDGTVPGAAVVTGIGIVQGREVAIHANDASVKGGAWYPHTVKKVVRLLDVALENRLPVIHICDSAGGFLPLQHGVFPDRYLGGRVFRNQVKLSQANIPQIAVVGGHCTAGGAYVPTLSDYNIIIEGTGAIFLGGPPLVKAATGEEVGVQELGGAVMHTSVSGTGDYRAATEQHAFSLAREIVSQWKRTPKTIIETAAFEEPYYDPKELYGIIPKDRKTQFDMREVLARIVDGSRFHEYQPDYGTTMVCGFAHIWGYKVGILANNGVLFNDSSLKAAHFMQLCNQNRTPLVFFQNITGYMVGREYEERGIAKDGAKMLMAQGGSVVPKFTVIANASYGAGNYGMCGRAWDARTLFMWPQAEIGVMGADQAANTMADVKIRQLQREGKELTEEEIAAIREPVLEKYKRDVEAYTSTSELWDDGILDPADTRNALGMSISASLNAPIDDPHYGIFRL; this is encoded by the coding sequence ATGCGCAGGATTGAAAGTCAGATCGACACCAATGCCGCCGACTACAAGGCAAATTTCGCCGCCATGTCTGAACGGCTGAAGGAATTCCACGCCCGCCAGCACGCGGCGCGTTTCGAACGTCCGCAACGCGATATCGACCGCCTTGCCCGCCAGAACAAACTGGGCGTGCGCGAGCGGTTGAAACTGCTGCTGGACCCCGGCACTCCGTTTTTGGAGTTTTCCACACTTGCCGCCTGTCGCGAATACGATGGCACCGTGCCTGGCGCCGCTGTGGTGACGGGCATCGGTATTGTGCAGGGTCGCGAGGTCGCCATCCACGCCAACGACGCTAGCGTCAAGGGCGGGGCTTGGTATCCACATACGGTCAAAAAGGTCGTGCGTCTTCTGGATGTCGCGCTGGAAAACCGCCTGCCGGTCATCCATATCTGCGACAGCGCGGGCGGTTTCCTGCCGCTGCAGCACGGGGTGTTTCCCGACCGGTATCTGGGCGGGCGGGTGTTCCGCAACCAGGTCAAGCTGAGCCAGGCCAATATCCCGCAGATTGCCGTGGTCGGCGGACACTGCACGGCTGGCGGTGCCTATGTGCCGACGCTGAGCGACTACAACATCATCATCGAAGGCACAGGCGCGATTTTCCTTGGCGGTCCCCCGCTGGTCAAGGCGGCCACCGGCGAAGAGGTCGGTGTTCAGGAACTTGGTGGGGCGGTTATGCATACCTCGGTTTCGGGAACCGGCGACTACCGAGCCGCCACTGAACAGCACGCCTTTTCACTGGCGCGCGAGATTGTCAGCCAATGGAAGCGCACCCCGAAAACGATCATCGAAACCGCCGCTTTTGAAGAGCCATACTACGACCCCAAGGAGCTTTATGGGATCATCCCCAAGGACCGGAAAACCCAGTTTGATATGCGCGAGGTTCTGGCGCGGATCGTCGATGGCTCGCGCTTTCACGAATACCAGCCCGACTATGGCACCACGATGGTTTGCGGCTTTGCCCATATCTGGGGTTACAAGGTTGGCATCCTTGCCAACAACGGGGTGTTGTTCAACGACAGCTCGCTGAAGGCGGCGCATTTCATGCAGCTTTGCAATCAGAACCGCACACCTCTGGTCTTCTTTCAGAACATCACTGGCTATATGGTGGGCCGCGAATACGAAGAACGCGGCATCGCCAAGGACGGTGCCAAGATGCTGATGGCGCAGGGCGGTTCGGTCGTGCCGAAGTTCACAGTGATCGCCAATGCCTCGTACGGGGCAGGCAATTACGGCATGTGCGGGCGGGCCTGGGATGCGCGCACGCTGTTTATGTGGCCGCAAGCCGAGATCGGCGTGATGGGGGCGGATCAGGCCGCTAATACCATGGCGGACGTCAAGATTCGGCAGCTTCAGCGCGAAGGCAAAGAGCTGACCGAAGAAGAAATCGCCGCGATCCGCGAACCGGTGCTGGAAAAATACAAGCGCGATGTCGAAGCCTATACCTCCACCTCGGAACTGTGGGATGACGGCATCCTCGATCCGGCGGACACACGCAACGCGCTTGGCATGTCGATTTCTGCCTCGCTCAATGCACCGATCGACGATCCGCACTACGGGATCTTCCGTCTGTAA
- a CDS encoding SDR family NAD(P)-dependent oxidoreductase, with protein MTGKLDGRVALVSGSGRGIGREIALKLASEGARLVINDLDADPANETAEAVRAMGAEAVVCAGSVTEDGFAERFIKTGVDSFGGLDIIVNNAGYTWDSVVQKMSDEQWQAIIDVHLTAPFKILRAAQPVISAKAKEEAAAGQEVFRKVVNISSIAGTGGNAGQINYSAAKAGILGVTRTMAKEWGRYKVNVNAVAFGPIRTRLTEGSADGDSTIKVEEKEIKVGVNPDLLSQMERMIPLGRVGTPEEAAGAVYLFCAPESNFISGQHVICGGGFVI; from the coding sequence ATGACTGGAAAACTCGACGGGCGCGTGGCGCTGGTCTCGGGCTCGGGCCGGGGCATTGGCCGCGAAATCGCTCTCAAACTGGCCTCGGAAGGGGCCCGGCTGGTGATCAACGATCTGGACGCCGATCCGGCCAATGAAACCGCCGAGGCGGTGCGCGCAATGGGTGCTGAGGCCGTGGTCTGTGCCGGCAGCGTTACCGAAGACGGTTTTGCCGAACGGTTCATCAAGACCGGCGTGGACAGCTTTGGCGGGTTAGACATCATCGTGAACAACGCAGGCTACACTTGGGATAGCGTCGTTCAGAAGATGTCCGACGAACAGTGGCAGGCGATCATCGACGTCCACCTGACGGCACCTTTCAAGATCCTGCGCGCTGCCCAGCCGGTGATCAGCGCCAAGGCCAAGGAAGAGGCCGCCGCCGGGCAAGAGGTGTTCCGCAAGGTAGTCAACATCTCGTCCATCGCAGGGACCGGCGGCAATGCTGGCCAGATCAACTATTCCGCCGCCAAGGCCGGTATCCTAGGGGTCACCCGGACGATGGCCAAGGAATGGGGCCGCTACAAGGTCAACGTCAACGCCGTCGCCTTCGGCCCGATCCGCACCCGCCTGACCGAAGGCAGCGCGGATGGCGACAGCACGATCAAGGTCGAAGAAAAAGAGATCAAGGTCGGCGTGAACCCCGATCTCCTGTCCCAGATGGAGCGCATGATCCCGCTGGGCCGGGTCGGCACTCCGGAAGAAGCTGCCGGTGCCGTCTATCTGTTCTGTGCGCCGGAATCGAACTTCATTTCAGGCCAGCACGTCATCTGCGGTGGCGGTTTCGTGATCTAA
- a CDS encoding transferase hexapeptide repeat family protein, which yields MAYCYEFKGFIPVVPEDTYVHPQAVLIGNVILGHGCYIGPGASLRGDFGRIVIGDGANVQDNCIIHSFPGRDAVVESDGHIGHGAILHGCTVGRNALVGMNSVIMDGVELGAESIVGAQAFVRGETVIPPRSMVVGSPAKVIREVSEKEVAWKTRGTAEYQQLARDCLAGLTPVEPLKAVEADRPGMAASDVVSIQEARRTSS from the coding sequence ATGGCATACTGTTATGAGTTCAAGGGTTTTATACCCGTCGTGCCCGAGGATACATATGTCCACCCCCAGGCCGTTCTGATCGGAAATGTCATCTTGGGTCATGGATGCTACATCGGCCCCGGAGCAAGCTTGCGGGGCGATTTCGGCAGGATCGTGATCGGGGATGGAGCCAATGTTCAGGACAATTGCATCATCCATTCCTTTCCCGGCCGCGACGCCGTGGTGGAAAGCGACGGCCACATCGGCCATGGCGCGATCCTGCACGGTTGCACAGTGGGCCGGAACGCTCTGGTCGGAATGAATTCCGTCATTATGGATGGTGTAGAGCTTGGGGCGGAATCGATTGTCGGCGCGCAGGCGTTTGTGCGTGGCGAAACCGTGATTCCGCCGCGTTCGATGGTGGTGGGATCGCCGGCAAAGGTGATCCGCGAGGTCAGCGAGAAAGAAGTCGCGTGGAAAACGCGCGGCACCGCGGAATACCAGCAACTTGCGCGCGACTGTCTGGCCGGATTGACGCCGGTCGAACCGCTGAAGGCGGTCGAGGCAGACCGGCCCGGCATGGCGGCCTCTGACGTCGTCTCCATTCAGGAGGCGCGGCGGACATCGTCCTGA
- a CDS encoding lipid-transfer protein — protein sequence MTDKAYVAGVGMVPFQKPGKSESYDVMATAATRSALADAGLDYDKVQQAYVGYVYGDSTCGQRALYHVGMTGIPVLNVNNNCSTGSSALFLARQAVESGAVECALALGFEQMQPGAIGAMFHDRVSPFAAFDRETDELVGSAEIPLALRYFGGAGKAHMDEFGTPLETFAKIRAKASRHAAKNPVALFRQEVTAEDVMAAQVVWPGVMTKLMACPPTCGAAAAIICSKEFADKHGLDSSVRIAAQAMTTDGPETFEAHDMREVVGFSMAKRAADQVYEDAGIGPEDVDVVELHDCFAHNELITYEALGLCSRGEAAKFVDDGDNTYGGKYVTNPSGGLLSKGHPLGATGLAQCTELVQQLRGQADARQVDGARLALQHNLGLGGACVTTLYEKA from the coding sequence ATGACAGACAAAGCCTATGTTGCAGGCGTTGGGATGGTCCCGTTCCAGAAGCCGGGAAAATCCGAAAGCTACGATGTGATGGCGACCGCTGCGACCCGGTCCGCTCTGGCAGACGCAGGGTTGGATTATGATAAAGTCCAACAGGCCTATGTTGGCTATGTCTATGGCGACAGCACCTGCGGTCAGCGCGCCCTGTACCATGTCGGAATGACAGGCATCCCGGTTCTGAATGTGAACAACAACTGCTCGACCGGATCGTCCGCCCTGTTCCTGGCCAGGCAGGCAGTTGAAAGCGGCGCGGTCGAATGTGCTCTGGCACTTGGGTTCGAACAGATGCAGCCCGGCGCAATCGGTGCGATGTTCCATGACCGGGTCAGCCCGTTTGCGGCATTCGACAGAGAAACCGACGAACTGGTTGGCAGTGCCGAGATCCCGCTGGCGCTGCGGTACTTCGGCGGTGCGGGCAAGGCGCATATGGACGAGTTCGGCACCCCCCTGGAAACCTTCGCAAAAATCCGCGCCAAGGCCAGCCGACATGCTGCGAAGAATCCGGTTGCCCTGTTCCGGCAGGAGGTGACGGCGGAAGACGTCATGGCCGCCCAGGTCGTCTGGCCCGGCGTCATGACCAAGCTCATGGCCTGTCCGCCAACCTGTGGCGCGGCCGCCGCGATCATTTGTTCCAAGGAATTCGCCGACAAGCACGGACTGGACAGTTCGGTTCGGATCGCGGCGCAGGCCATGACGACGGACGGCCCGGAAACTTTCGAAGCCCATGACATGCGCGAAGTGGTCGGCTTTTCGATGGCCAAGCGCGCCGCCGATCAGGTTTACGAGGACGCGGGCATCGGGCCCGAGGACGTGGATGTGGTCGAACTGCACGACTGTTTCGCCCACAACGAGCTTATCACCTATGAGGCGCTTGGCCTTTGCAGTCGCGGCGAAGCGGCGAAATTCGTTGATGATGGCGACAACACCTACGGCGGAAAATACGTGACCAACCCGTCGGGCGGTCTTTTGTCCAAAGGCCATCCGCTTGGGGCGACCGGCCTAGCGCAATGTACCGAGCTCGTTCAGCAGCTTCGCGGCCAGGCAGATGCGCGCCAGGTTGATGGCGCACGTCTGGCGCTTCAGCACAATCTGGGCCTCGGCGGGGCCTGCGTCACCACGCTTTATGAAAAAGCCTGA
- a CDS encoding acyclic terpene utilization AtuA family protein, with the protein MSERKLRIGCASGFWGDTPEAIGQLVSKGEIDYLVFDYLAEVTMSLMARARAKAPETGYAPDFVKALAPWLPDIKAKGIKVVANAGGVNPRGCSDALAKAAAQAGIDLSIGVVLGDDLLPRADEIRKNGQTEMFSGVAFPDDIWSMNAYLGARPIAAALDAGADIVITGRCADSAVALGPLMHEYGWGDDDWDKLSQGSLAGHLIECGPQGTGGNFTDWQDVPGWDNMGMPIVEASEDGSFIMTKTPDTGGLVVPGSVGEQMLYEIGDPRAYLLPDVICDWSGVTLEQVGPDQVLVKGGRGLGRTDSYKVSATHADGWRAVSTLTLAAIDAPAKAERVAEAILTRCRRIFRDRNMGDFRQVSVEVLGAEAAYGANARARTREVVLKIGAVHDDRAALNIFAGEIAPMAISTAQGLTGFFAGRPKVQPVVRLFSFLQSKAETPVAVEVDGKDVPVSVATTPVHLDPPAAPPADSREPGPDAVKVRLVDLAWGRSGDKGDIANIGILARKPDYLPYIRSALSEEVVKDYFAHVCDGRVERFDLPGSHSLNFLLHESLGGGGIASVRIDPQGKGFAQMLLDIEIPVPADLAARDGLNAAARN; encoded by the coding sequence ATGTCGGAACGCAAGCTGCGCATCGGATGCGCGTCGGGCTTCTGGGGCGATACGCCGGAAGCGATCGGTCAACTGGTCTCAAAGGGCGAGATCGACTATCTGGTGTTTGACTATCTGGCAGAGGTGACAATGTCGCTGATGGCGCGGGCCCGCGCCAAAGCGCCCGAGACGGGCTATGCGCCGGACTTCGTCAAGGCGCTGGCACCCTGGTTGCCGGATATCAAGGCAAAAGGGATCAAGGTCGTTGCCAATGCAGGGGGCGTGAACCCGCGTGGCTGCAGCGATGCGCTTGCCAAAGCCGCCGCCCAGGCCGGGATCGATCTGTCCATCGGAGTCGTGCTAGGCGATGACCTGTTGCCCAGGGCCGATGAAATTCGCAAAAACGGTCAGACGGAAATGTTCTCGGGTGTCGCATTTCCAGATGATATCTGGAGCATGAATGCCTATCTGGGTGCCCGCCCCATCGCTGCCGCGCTGGATGCCGGGGCCGACATCGTGATCACCGGACGCTGCGCCGACAGCGCGGTCGCGCTTGGTCCCCTGATGCATGAATACGGCTGGGGCGACGATGACTGGGACAAGCTCAGCCAGGGATCGCTGGCCGGCCACCTGATCGAATGCGGCCCCCAGGGAACCGGCGGCAACTTCACCGACTGGCAGGACGTGCCGGGTTGGGACAATATGGGCATGCCCATCGTCGAGGCGTCCGAAGACGGCAGTTTCATCATGACCAAGACGCCTGACACCGGCGGGCTGGTCGTGCCCGGGTCAGTCGGAGAGCAGATGCTCTATGAAATCGGGGATCCGCGCGCCTACCTGTTGCCCGACGTGATCTGCGACTGGTCCGGGGTCACCCTGGAGCAGGTCGGACCCGATCAGGTGCTGGTCAAGGGCGGCAGGGGGCTTGGGCGCACCGACAGCTACAAGGTGTCGGCGACCCATGCCGATGGCTGGCGCGCGGTCTCTACCCTGACACTGGCCGCGATTGATGCACCCGCCAAGGCCGAACGTGTGGCCGAGGCGATCCTGACCCGCTGTCGCCGGATTTTCCGCGACCGCAACATGGGCGATTTTCGGCAGGTCAGCGTCGAGGTGCTGGGGGCCGAGGCGGCCTATGGCGCAAATGCGCGCGCCCGAACCCGCGAGGTGGTGCTCAAGATCGGCGCGGTCCATGACGATCGCGCCGCGCTGAACATCTTTGCCGGCGAAATAGCACCGATGGCGATTTCGACCGCGCAGGGTCTGACCGGGTTCTTCGCCGGACGGCCCAAGGTGCAACCGGTGGTCCGCCTGTTCTCCTTCCTTCAGAGCAAGGCCGAGACCCCCGTCGCGGTCGAGGTCGACGGCAAGGATGTGCCCGTGAGCGTGGCCACTACGCCAGTCCACCTTGATCCACCTGCCGCACCGCCCGCAGATAGCCGCGAGCCCGGCCCGGACGCTGTCAAGGTCCGCCTCGTCGATCTGGCCTGGGGCCGCTCGGGCGACAAGGGGGACATCGCCAATATCGGCATCCTCGCGCGCAAGCCGGACTACCTGCCATATATCCGCTCGGCTCTCAGCGAAGAGGTGGTGAAGGACTATTTCGCCCATGTCTGCGACGGCAGGGTAGAACGGTTCGACTTGCCTGGAAGCCATTCGCTGAATTTCCTGTTGCATGAATCGCTTGGCGGTGGCGGCATCGCCTCGGTTCGCATAGACCCGCAGGGCAAAGGGTTCGCGCAGATGCTGCTTGATATCGAAATTCCCGTGCCAGCCGATCTGGCTGCACGTGACGGACTGAATGCCGCGGCCCGGAACTAA
- a CDS encoding acetyl/propionyl/methylcrotonyl-CoA carboxylase subunit alpha, whose amino-acid sequence MTISKLLVANRGEIAARVLRTAKARGLATAVLRHVAEQEGPAHLIADEVVMIDGPTPVAAYLDIPQIVAAATKIGADAVHPGYGFLSENAGFVAALEKAGVTFVGPTSEVIDLMGDKVRARAFVEEHGFPVAPSAIEDDDPASFVERARAVGYPLLIKPSAGGGGKGMRVVREDSTLETEIETARREGERYFGDGRLFVERYIERPRHIEVQVMGDGQGNVVHFWERECSIQRRFQKIIEETPSPALTPEQRDEICETAAGIARAVKYRGAGTVEFIYAQDGAFYFLEMNTRLQVEHPVTELVTGFDLVAEQLRVAAGDGLSAVQADIPQTGHSIELRICAEDATADFRPAIGDILLLDEPQGEGIRVDSGILDGGKVTTDFDPMLSKLIVHGPDRAQAIARARSAVQSYVILGVTTNTGYLDAILAHPDFASGDVSTGFLAEQSETLTAPGEDVSDLLIAAAALSDERLVSDVMQIPEMYRKMGGWRN is encoded by the coding sequence ATGACCATTTCGAAACTCCTGGTCGCCAATCGGGGCGAGATCGCGGCGCGCGTGTTGCGCACCGCCAAGGCCCGCGGGCTTGCGACGGCCGTGTTGCGTCATGTCGCCGAGCAAGAGGGGCCGGCGCATCTGATCGCAGATGAGGTCGTGATGATCGACGGCCCGACGCCCGTGGCCGCCTATCTCGATATTCCGCAGATCGTCGCGGCGGCAACAAAGATCGGCGCGGATGCGGTGCATCCCGGCTATGGCTTTCTGTCAGAGAATGCCGGTTTTGTCGCGGCGCTGGAAAAAGCCGGAGTGACCTTTGTCGGCCCGACGTCCGAGGTCATCGACCTGATGGGGGACAAGGTCCGCGCCCGCGCCTTTGTCGAGGAACACGGGTTTCCCGTCGCCCCCTCGGCGATCGAGGATGATGATCCGGCGAGCTTTGTCGAACGCGCCCGCGCCGTGGGCTATCCGCTGCTGATCAAACCCTCGGCCGGCGGTGGCGGCAAGGGCATGCGCGTTGTGCGCGAGGACAGCACGCTGGAAACCGAAATCGAAACCGCGCGCCGCGAAGGCGAACGATATTTCGGCGACGGGCGGCTTTTCGTCGAACGCTATATCGAACGCCCGCGCCATATCGAGGTGCAGGTGATGGGCGACGGACAGGGCAACGTGGTCCATTTCTGGGAACGTGAATGTTCGATCCAGCGCCGGTTCCAGAAGATTATCGAGGAAACGCCGTCACCGGCGCTGACCCCCGAGCAACGGGATGAGATCTGCGAGACCGCTGCCGGAATTGCCCGTGCCGTCAAATACCGCGGGGCAGGGACCGTTGAATTCATCTATGCGCAGGACGGGGCCTTTTATTTCCTGGAAATGAACACCCGCCTTCAGGTCGAACATCCGGTGACCGAACTGGTGACCGGCTTCGATCTGGTTGCCGAGCAGCTGCGTGTCGCGGCGGGCGACGGGCTGAGCGCCGTGCAGGCGGATATTCCCCAAACCGGACACTCGATCGAACTGCGCATCTGCGCCGAGGACGCGACGGCCGATTTCCGGCCCGCGATCGGCGATATCCTGCTGCTGGACGAACCCCAGGGCGAGGGGATCCGCGTGGACAGCGGCATTCTGGATGGCGGCAAGGTGACAACCGACTTCGACCCGATGTTGTCCAAGCTGATCGTACATGGCCCGGATCGCGCGCAGGCCATCGCCCGTGCCCGGAGCGCGGTGCAAAGCTATGTGATTCTCGGGGTAACGACCAACACTGGTTACCTGGATGCAATCCTTGCACATCCGGATTTCGCCTCTGGTGACGTTTCAACTGGCTTCCTGGCTGAACAATCCGAAACGCTGACCGCGCCGGGCGAAGATGTCTCTGACTTGCTGATAGCGGCGGCGGCCCTATCGGACGAGCGCCTGGTGAGTGACGTAATGCAGATACCGGAAATGTACCGCAAGATGGGCGGGTGGAGAAACTGA